Genomic segment of Ardenticatena maritima:
GAGTGTGGAAGAAAAACTCTACTGGTACATTGTGCACCGCAAAAAAGAAGGTGTGGAAGACCTGGTAGATGAAGCCGTCCAGCGCCACGACCCCGTGTGGGTGCTCAACAATGTCATGTTGCCGGCGATGAAAGAGGTGGGCGACAAATTTGGCGCGGGTGAACTCATTTTGCCCTTTGTGCTGCAAAGCGCCGAGGTGATGAAAAAAGCCGTCGCGCGGTTGGAAACCTATCTGGAACGCAAAGAGGGCACAAGCAAAGGCACGGTCGTGCTGGCGACCGTCTTTGGCGATGTGCATGATATCGGCAAAAACCTGGTCGGCACGATTTTGAGCAACAACGGCTATACGGTGGTTGATTTGGGCAAACAAGTGCCTGTCAACACGATTATTGACGCCGCCGTGGAACATAACGCGGTTGCCATTGGGCTGAGCGCCCTGCTGGTGAGTACCAGCAAGCAAATGCCCATTTGTGTGCAAGAATTGCACAAGCGGGGGCTTTCCTTCCCGGTGCTGGTGGGGGGCGCGGCTATCAACCGCCGCTTTGGCTATCGGATCATGTTCATGGACGATGGATCTGTGTACGAGCCGGGCGTTTTTTACTGCAAAGACGCCTTCGAGGGGCTTGCCGTGGTGGACAAGTTGACGGGCGACCCCGAAGAACGCGCGGCATTTGTTGCCGAGGTAAAAGCCAAAGCGCGCCGCACGCTTGAACGCGGCGTCGTTGCGGCAACGCCCGCGCCTGCTGAAGCGCCCGCCGAACGGACTGTGCCCCCCGCTCCCGATGTGCCCACACCGCCTTTCTGGGGCACCCGTTTGGTTGCGCGTGATGAAATTGATGTGCGCGAAGTGGTTTCCTGCTTCGACCTGGATACGCTCTACCGCTTGCATTGGGGTGGGCGTGGCAAACGGGGTGAGGAATGGGATGAACTCGTGGCGACGGTCTTTGAGCCTACCTTGCAGCGCCTGACGGATGAACTCATCGAAACGGGGTGGCTTTCGTTTGGCGCACTGTACGGCTATTTCCCCGTCGCCGCCGACGGCGATACGCTCATCGTCTTCGACCCTGAAGACCACACGCGCGAGGTGGCGCGCCTGACCTTCCCGCGCCAGTCTGATCGTCAGCGGCTCTGCCTGGCGGACTACTTTGTGCCTGTGCGTGAAGGGCGCGATGTGGCGGCGCTCCAACTCGTCACCGCGGGGCCAGAAGCAACACGGCGCATGGAGGCGCTGCAAGCCGAGGGGAAGTACACCGAGGCATACTTCATCAACGGTTTTGCCGACCAGTTGGCGGAAGGGCTGGCGGAATGGACACACCGCCGTATCCGCCGCGAATTGGGGCTTGATGAGGGGCGTGGCTTGCGCTACTCCTGGGGATATCCCGCCTGCCCCGACCTGAGCCAGCATGAGGACGTGATGCGCTTGCTGGGGGGTGAACGCCTGGGCGTGCGGCTCTCCAGCGGCTACCAACTCATCCCTGAGCAGAGTACAGCCGCTATTGTGGTGCACCATCCCGAAGCAATCTACTTCTCGACGGGCATAGAGCGCCGCCAACAGGAAGAAGCGATTCGCGAAGTGTTGGGGGATCTGCATTTGGATGAGTGAAGGTGCCTGCGCACACAAAAAGGCGGGGAATGTTCCCCGCCTTTTGCGTTGCTTATGGACATTTCCCGTCAAGAGCGCATCGGCTTGGGCGTCTTTTCAGCATGTTCCTTCTCTGTAGGCGATGCTTCTGCTTGCGCTTCCGCGGTTTGCGCGGCTGGGGCGGTGGATTGAGGCGCTTCATCAAAATCGAGGACGAGCGTTTCAAAATTGCGCACCGTGGGGATGATGAACGCACTCAACGCTACTGCAGTCGCGCACAAGCCGGTGACAACGAAGAGCAAGGCAATCCCCGCGGCGCTATCGGCGCCGACAAGAGCGCGCACAAAGTCCGCGAATGCGCCTGTCCCATTGTCAATGAACGGTTGGAAGACCTTTTCAGCCAGCAAGGGACCGACAATGTACGCCAATGCAACAGGCGCTTGCACCAGCAAGAATTCAGCACTGAACACGCGCCCCTGCACAGCGGGCGGCACTTTGGATTGCACGAGCGCCCGCCGTATGGCATACCCGATGGGCAACCCAAACGCGGCAATAAAGGTGCTCACCAGCCACATGGGAAGCGAGCGCCCCAGCCCCACGGTCGTATTCCCCAACAAGAACGAAAACGCCAGCGGGAGAAACGCGGCACGCACGCGGTTCTGCTTGGGTCCCCCCCAACGCACCATCAACATGCCGCCGAGCACAAACCCCAACGCATAGGCGGACATCCCCGCGGCATAGGCGAACTCGCTGTTATTACTGCGTGCCAGGTAGTAGGCGTTGAGAATGGAAAATCCCGCCGCGTTGAAGAAATTCATCCCCGCCAAAATCAATGTGATGTCGCGAATGGGGGGATTGTTCCAGATGTATTTCAACCCAAACACAAGTTCATCTACAAAGCGCTTTTGGAAGGTTTGCTCCTTGCCTTCCACGTCGGGGATATGAATGAAGGGCAGAACGCTCACAGCGAAGAGGAACGTCAGCGCGTCAATCAGCAGAATGACCAGCAAGCCAAATTGCGCCAATAATGCCGCGGCGATAAACGGGGCGATAATGCGCGACGCCTGTTGCGACGTGTTCCGCAACCCATTGAAACGGGCGTAGTGCTCTTTGGGCACCATCACCGTGACAGTGGTCGTAAACGCCGGCATCTGGAAGGCGTCGAACAGGCTCAGGAGCAACGTCATGAGGTAGAGATGTTGGACACGCAAGTTCCCCGTCAGGTAGAGCCCAATCAGGGCAAACGTCACCAGGCCAGAAGCAAAGTCGCTCAGCGCCAGCACCCATTTACGATTCCAGCGGTCAACCAGCGCCCCGCCGACAAGCCCCAACACGAGCGAAGGGAGCAACGCCATCAGGAGTAATGTGCTCAGGATGAGTGGGCGCCCGGTTTCCTGCCACGCCCAATAGACCACACCAAAGCGGGTCAGCGATGATCCAATTAGCGAGATAAATTGTCCAAACCAGAGCAGGAGAAAACCTTGGATACCGGTGAGTTGGGGGAGTTTGCGTTCGGTTGTTTGCATATCCTCTGTGCTCCTTGTGCCTTGCAGAACGAGCAAAAGAGAACAACTATTGAAGAGGTTTGAGGAAAAAGCACCCTGAGCATATTCTATTTTGCAAATAAAGCAAATTCGCTCAAAAAACGTGCGCCAGTTTGCTTACAGTGAGACGAACCGCACCGTCGCCACCCACTTCACCTGGCGCAAAGCATCATCACGTTCACCGGGCACAATCAAACGCACAAGCCCCGCTCGCCGTGAAAGCGGTTCTCCATTGCAGGCATACGCCAGCACAACGGGACCGATGGGCGCGTTGGGGGCGGCTTCTTCTCGTGTGATGCGTGTGCCGAACCCATCTGCGCTTACAATCTCGGCTTCGCGCCATGTGGGGGCAATGCCAAGTGCGCTACAGAGGTCGGGCAACGTCACCCCCGTAAAATCAAAGGGACCTGACGTCCCATGCCCTGTACTCACAATGAAGCAGTGATGCGCCGTCGTAGCAGGCCACTGCCGAAGCATCTCAGGCGTCACCAAAAACGTCTCTCCATGTGGCGCAACAACCGTGATGGTGGGGTCGTCATGCGGCGGCTCAGGATTTGGTTCGTGTGCGTGTGGGCGTAATGGGTCGTGCTCGTGGTTCTGCATAGGTCATCCGCTGTACAACTCTGTGAACGTTGACAGATTGCTATGACGCTTCAATAATGCCCTCAAACCTCTGGCGCGCCAAACATGAAACAACAATGGAGCGGCATCTATGCGCTTTCAAACGCCCACGCAACGCCTGACCATCTACATTGGTGAAAGCGACCAATGGAAAGGACGCCCACTCTGGCAAGCCATCCTCTACCGTCTGCGTGAAGAAGGGGTTGCCGGCGCCACGGTCCTGCGCGGCATGGCGGGATTTGGTGCACATAGCCGAATCCACACAGCCTCGCTGGTACGCCTCTCCGCCGATTTGCCTGTTGTGATCGAAGTCATTGATGAAGAAGAACGCCTGCAACGCCTGATTCCTCTTCTCTCATCCATGGTGCGAGAGGGGCTGATAACGCTTGAACCTGTGCAGGTGGTCAAATACGCCCATCGGCGTTTCCCCGCGCTGGACAACAACGTGCGTGTGGCTGATATCATGAGCCGCGACGTCCACAGCGTGCGGCTGACCACCCCCTTGCACGAAGTCGCCGATTTGCTTCTGCGCCATTCCTTCCGCGCCGTGCCCGTGCTCGACGAGTCGGACCGTGTTGTGGGCATCATCTCGGATGGCGACCTGCTTCGGCGTGGTGGGTTGGCGATTTCGGCGGGGCAAATTGTGAGCCAGGAAACCTTGCAAGCGGCGCTTGAAGAAGTCGCCGCCTCGCAGCGCACCGCCGCCGACTGCATGACAACCCCCGTTGAAACGATTACCGCCGACGCGCCGGCGATTGAAGCCGCGGCACGCATGGCGCATCGCGGTTTGAAGCGGTTGCCCGTGGTGGACGACCAAGGGCGTTTGGTGGGCATGGTGAGCCGCATTGATGTGCTCCGCGCCATGACGGACGCCCTTCCTGCTGAGGAGCACCCACCTGTGCCTATCCGCGCTACCGATCTCATCAGCGCCGCCATCACGCAGGATGTGCCGCGCCTGCCCCCCGACGCGCCATTGAGTGAGGTGGCACGGGCGGTGGTGACCAGCCCCGTGCGTCAGGTCATCGTTGTGGATGATGAGAACCGCCCCTTGGGGGTGATTACCGACGGCGCGCTCATTCGCTGGGCGGAACAGCGCCAGCATGGGGGGCTGGTGCGCGCTTTGCTGCGCTACTTCGTCCCCCAAGAGTCCTTGTCGCTGGATGATTCCACGCACGCGCAAGACCTGATGCAACCCGTCGCGACGATTTCCGCCAATATGCCTGTGGGGACAGTGCTGCACCGCATGGTCGCCGAGGGAGTGAAGCGGTTGGTGGTTGTGGATGAGGATGGGCGCATGCTGGGCATTGCCGACCGGCAACAGTTGCTGAACGCCTTGCTGGGCGCGGTGTAAATTCGCCTCACCGAATTGCTCCAGCATGCCCTCTTCTCTTGGGTGCCGCCCGCTCCTTGCCGATACTGACAGGAACAGCCTGTCGGAAAAGCGGGGGCACGTGTGGTTTTGGACACGCTATGCCCACAACACAACAACCGCCTGACAGGGAACCCTGCCGCCCACTATGAGCCCACCTGGTCAGAAGAAAAGGAGAATGAGCTATGCAACGCTCAACATTTCCAGCCCCAGCATGCATGCGCTTGCTCCTGACGACGCTTTGCATCACCGCCTGGCTCCTTAGCGCCTGCACAACCAACGAACGCAGCACACGCCCTTCTCCACCGCCCCGCTCCCCAACGCAACCGCCCGTTGCAGCCTCACCGACCACCGCATCTACGAACATCGTTCCCGCCACCGCTCCGCCCACCGCCACGCCTGAACCCGCCACTCAGAACACTCTCGCAGCCGCACCACCCCCGCTCACCTATCCCATCGGCCTGGAAGGGGAAATCGCCAACATCCCCGCCGCCCGCGCCAACACCTACGACTGGTCGCAATACGCCGACTACGCCAACGCCGTGATGGATCTGTACGCCGCCGTGGGCGGTCGCGTGGCACGTATCAACATCGCCCAAACGCGCGCCGCATCCATGCCCGACATCGAACGCTATGGCTACGACGCGCTGGACGCCCTGATCGCCGCCTATCAACGCCACGGCGTGCGCTTGACACTGACCGTTGGCTATCAGCGAGAGATGCAAGGCGGGAAAGGGGTTGATCTTTCGCAGCCCTGGCTGTGGACGAACGACGCCGAGCGCGCCCGCTACGAAGCCTACCTGCGGGATATCCTAGAACGCTACGACGGCGATGGCGTGGACGACGCTCCCGGCCTGCTCTATCCCATCACCATCTGGCAAATCCACAACGAACTGGAAGCCCAGTGGGCCTCCGCCGTGGAGCTGGGCGTGACCACCTGGGCCACCCCGGACGATTACGCCACCCTGCTGCAATTCACCGCCCCCATCATTCGCGAAGAAATCCCCAACGCGGTCATCGTGGCCTCACACTACCCCTGGCCTGGACGCGATTCGGCCGACTTCAACGGCGACGGCCAGCCGGAACGCTACATGGAGCGCGTGGCTGAACTGGGCGGCTACCAGGGGATTGACGCGGTCGAAATCCACGACTTCACCGGCGACTTGAAGCACCTGGTCGAAGGGCTGACCTACGCCCACGAAGCCAGCGGCCTGCCGGTGTGGGCGGGGCAGGTGCTGGCGCTCAACGTGCCTACCAACGCCCAACCCGACGCCAGCCTGGAAACCCAGGCGCAGAAGGTGGTCAAACTGCTGGTTGGTGCGCTGGCAGTGGGCGCCGAGCAGGCGCACTGGTGGGGCTTGCAAAACGCGCGCGAGGAATCGGTTGCAAACGGCGGCGTGGTGCCGGTGTTCGCCTACTCCGGCCTGTACGGCCCCTGCCCCGGCGAGACGATGGGCGTCGGTCAGGTATGCGCCAACCCGCCGCTCTACCCTGCCGGTGTCAACTTCCACCTGCTGGCGGACGCCTTCCTCGGCTACCAGGGGCTGACACTCATCGAACCGCTCACGCTGGGCGTAGTGCCCGGCAAAGCGGATTCCAGCCGCCTGGTGGTGCGTGTGGAACGCGAGGGCGCTGCCCCCTTCGTCATCGCCTGGGATGACGCCGGCAGCGCGCTGAACGTGGATAACCTGTTCCCCGGCGCGGGGAGCGTGCAAGTGACGCACTTCGTCACCCAGGAAGGCGCCGAACCCACAACGGAGACCGGCGTCACGGGGGCAATCCAACTCTCCGCCACGCCGGTGATGATAACCCCAGCCGAGGATAGCGCGTCAATCAACGGCGGTTCCACCTCACCAGCCACGCCCGCCCCCACGCCGACCACGGTTGCAGCCGGTGGGCATGGTCCCAAAGGCGCGTTCATCGCCTTTCATCTGGAAGTCAGCCGCGGGCCGCGCATCAAACAACTCTGGCCGCTGCTGGAACAGTTCATGGCCCTGGCCGACCGGTACAACGTGAAAATCACCCTCCAGTTCGCCTGGCCCTGGGCGGATTATGTCTACAAGAGCGGCCTACTGGAGACCGTCCACGCCTGGGAGGCGAACGGCCACGAGATTGCTCTGCACCACCACGGCCCGACGCACAAATTCTTCGACGGCTACACAAACGCCCCCGACGCGGTGCGCACCGACGGCTGGTACGCCACCAACTACGGCTATCTGGGCAACATGGACGACCTGATGGCATTCATGGCCCCGCTCTCGCAGCGCGGCATTACGTCGGCGGGCATGTCCGATGAGGAGACCGACTGGCCCGCGGGCGTGCTCTACTACGCCACCGATTCCGGCGATTCGCCCTCCAAGGAGGACCTGCTCAGCCGCCCCGTCGAAACCACGCACAACGGGTATCCGGTGGTGGAAATCTACAACGCCGGCTATGAAATTGACCACCTGGGCGCCGCATCCACCAACTTGGCGGACGTGGAACACGCCCTGCAAACCGCCGCCCCGGACGAATACCTGGGGCTGGTGCTCAACGACAACACCCTCGAAGCCCACTTTGATACGATCGAGCCGCTCTTCCAATTGCTGCAACAGTACGGCGTGCAGGTGGAAACGGTCAGCACATTGATGGGCGAAAGGTAGTCTGCAAAACAGGTCTCGGAGGTCTGGGAAAGGAGCAACCATGAAACATCCGCTTGCTGTCATTTGTCTCTTCCTGCTCACCACTCTGGCCTGTGGGGAATCGGCAACCATCCCCCCCGTCCCAGCCACTCCCACGCCGGAAACCACCCCCGCAGCGCGGGAAGTCCCAAATGGTTGACTGAGAACCTGTTTGGGGAATGTGCGTGTATGTGGAAGAATACTCTTGCACAGAGACAGAGAGAGAACCGGGCAGAGAAAAGAGGACACGGGAACATCCACCGTGTCCTCTCTGTCTTCTTCCTCTACACTAAGGTGAGCCTCTCAAACTGCGCCCCCGTCTCTACTCCTTCATCCGTCGCCCGCCCTCTTCGTTCGAGAAAATCCACGCAGCAATCTCGCCAATGTTGATACGGTCCTCGAACGTCCACGTCGCCGGGTCGAACATAGGGCGGTCGTAGCGCGAACTGGAGTCAAAATCGGGGGGCGGTACAGCAGCCGCCTCATCAAGCAAGCGCTGCATCCGTTCAACCCACCGCGCCATGTTCTGCACACGCAAGTCCACCCACTCGCTCTCCGCCCAGCGTTCGATGGTTTCGGGCGTCACTTGCCAGCGGTAACGCTCCCAACGGTGCTCCGGACGGCGACGGTTCGCCGCCAACAGTGTGCGCCCATCGGGCATGAGAATCGGAATGCCAATCGAAAGCAGCGCCTGGCGCAAACGCGCATCCTCACGCACCAGCGCCGCCAGCTCGTCCGAAAGCGCCTGCGGGTCGCTTTGCGCCACCGCCGACACAGTGCCGCGCACCCGCTTGAGCATATAAGCTTCATACAGCAACTTGGAAAGCTTGGGCGGTCCCAAAATCTCAAACGCCACGCTGTCCACACCATGCTCCGCCTCTAAGCGCTGCGCCAGCGCAATGGCACGCTGCCGCAACACCCCCGCACGATACGACGGTCCCAGCACCGCGCCGTCCAGCGCGTTGATCACATCGCGCCCTGTGTTGACGCCCTCCAATTCGCGCACCACGGTCACGGCAATATCCTCCGGCGTTACGGCTTCCATCTGCCCCAACGCCGTCAATGCGGTGTATTCGGCAAGCGAGAAGTAGCCATTTTCCCCCGTGTCAATGAAGACCGATTCAAGCAGACCGCCAACCTCACGCCCGGCGGGAATGTTTTCGAGCACAAATTCCTGCCCTTCTTCAAGCCGAATCCCCTCATCGGGCGGGCAATCATAGAGCGGGAAGGGACGCCCACGCTTCTGAATGGGACCATAGCCGATTTGCTTCCACGTAATCGCCGCCGTCGGCTTCACTTCTTTCACCACAGGCCCCCCAGGCGTGCGCGCCATCAGGAAGAGCAACAAGGTGTGCGCCCCCGCCATCGCCGTCTTGCTGAGCAGGACGCGTGAGGGCTTTTCTTCACCGTGGGTGTAGGGAATGTTCAACCCCATACCGCCGGTGCCGCTTGTCCCCACTTTGATATACGCGCGTGTGCCAGCGCGGCGCATCGCTTCGTGCAAAATTTGCACATGGCGCACCAATTGCGGCACATAAATGCTCGCCAGCAAGCGTTCCACCGCGTCCACGTATTCGCCATTTTGCTCGGCGGGCTTCTCCTTGCCCATCGCCCACAACTGCGTGGCGCGGTCGTAAATGTCCAGCACCTCGGCGGCACTGGTGTAAATGTCCTGATACGCCAGCGCCGTCGCGGTATTGATACAGTCTATAATGGCGTCGGGCACAATACCGGGCGCGTACTCACTCGTCCCCATCACCAACTGCGCCAGGAACGATTCTTGCACAATCGTCTCATTCAATTCGCCTAGCACATCTTCAAACACCCAATGGCGATACTTGGGAGATTTCAGCACCTCGCGGCGGGGCATATCTTTCATCGCCGCGCGCACAAACACGTTCCCCCACGCGGGAATCAATTCGACATCGCTTTCGGGGAATTCATCGCGGAGACGCTGGACGGCTTTGCGGGCTTCATCTTCCAGCAGGGAACTGACAATCAGACGTTGCGGACGGCGGGGAATCAATTCGCGGCACACGGCCATCCCAACGAGGCCGTAGCCACCCAACACCAAAATTGTGCGACCTTGAATCTCCATTGGTTCTTGCCTCCTCTTCGAGGTATGAATTTGTCAGGCTGGTGTCGCCAGTCTAGCACATCTCGCACAATGAGGGGAAGCGCCCCCCATTTCAGAGCCGAAACGCGGCATCGCCGTAAAAGAGATAACTGCCCCACGTGACATCCGTCCAGCGGCGTTGCTCGAACACGGCACGCCGCGCCTTGTGCAAGGCTTGCCCCAGCGCGTCGCCTTGCAACACATGCGTGTAGAACGCCCGCGCCATTTCCTCGGCGTCTGTATCACTCACGCGCCAGGCGGTGGCAACCACATTGCGGCTCCCCGTGGCGATGAACGCCGCCGCCAGCCCCGCCGCCATACGGTGCGCTTCTCGCCAAGTCAACGTTTCCGCCTGCCCACTTTCGCACGCATTCAAAAAGACCACCGCCGGGCGCGTCGGCAATTGCAGAATGTTTTGCGCGGTGATACGCTCCTGCCCCTCGGCGTCCAGGAAGAGCGCGCTCAATTCCGGGCGTTCTGCGTTGAAAGCCGCATGCCCCGCAAAATGCAACACATGATATCCGCCCATCTCGCCCAGCAAGTCAATCGCCTGCGTGCCTTCCCACAAGCGCACATCCAGCCGCGGGTGCGCCGACAATAACTCGTAGAGACGCTGCCCCTCGGCTTGCGCCGCGGGCAAATCCCCCGTGGGGTTGGCAACAATCAGCACGCGCACTTTGCCCGCAGAAGGCGGCGGCAAAATCGCCCCAGCGACGCGCTCCGTCACCAACCGCCGCGTCACCACCGAGTGCAGCAGCAAAGGCGTTTCGCCGCGCGGGAACAATTCCCATGGAATTTGCGCGGTAAACGCATCCAGGCGCAGCGTCAGCACGGTATCATCGGGCAACGCATCCAGCGCCCCGCGCAGTTCAGAAGGAATCAATTGGTCGCGGATGGTGCGCAGGCGCTTCAAGGTGGTCTCATGCACATCGCCGGGGCTGTGCGGCAAAATGCGCACGGCGTTTTCAATAGTCTGCAAGAAACGTTCCACCTGCGAGGGGTCGAACGGCAGGGTGTAGCGCGGTTCACTGGCCAGCGGCTCAGGACCGGTATACGAAAACTCCAACGACGTGCCATCGGGGTGCCGCAAAATGCTCAAATAGGCCTGTTTCCACGCTGGGCGGCTCGTTGTCGTCGGTTGAGGCGCGCCCTCAGAGCCATACAAGCGCGTAATCCAGCGCTTTCGCGCTGCACTTTGGGCGTCTTTCGCCGAAAGCGTCTCACGCGTCTCAACCACCATCGGCACAGGCGTATCGCCCCAACCGTAGGTCAGCGCCTGCTGCAAGGTCTGGTACTTCTCCGCGTCATACTCAACTATGTAGAGCGTTTTGATCGAGGCGGACGCCCCAAACGTTGCCAGTGTGTCCAGCACACCGCGCACGAACTCCCGCGCGGCAATGCCCACAGGCAAACCGCCGCCCCCCGCACCATGCACAATGCTGGCAACCTCTTCGACACCCAGCAAAATCGCCGTCTGCGCAACGACACGCCCCACCGCCTGCACAATTTGCAAACGCTCCTGCTCCGAGACGGCAAACTCTTCAAGCGTCCCCAGCCCGGCCACCAACACCACATCGGCGGGCAAACGCCCCAGCGTGGGCACGGGGAAAACAGTCGCCCGCGCGCCCGTCAGGCTGCCTTGCTGAACCAGCGCGGAAATGACGCCGCCCAACCTATCATCCACATAGCCGGCTGCGCCCCCCACAGCCGCGCCCTGCACATGGTTGACGACCAGCGCCGTCGCGGGGGCGTCCGTAATCGAGCCGTGCGCCACCACCAGTTTGAGCGGTTGCGCGGGCGTGGCTGGTTCAACAGGCGGTTGCTCCGTATCCGCCGAGGGCGTCGCATCTGTTGCGTGCCCGGTCTCTGTCGGTTCGGTGGGGGTGAACGTCAAGCCGCGGTCAGCCCGCCATGTCGGCGGCTGCACACCCAAATCGAAAGCGCGCCGCACAGCGGCAAAATGTTCCAAGAACTCGTCCCACAACGCTTCGCGGCTGAAATCAAGCGCGCCGTACAAGTCGCGCAAGGCGACATCATCCACTCCCCGCTCAGGGAAATAGACCGAGACGCCGCTCACCGCCAGCGGTTCGGGGGCGTTCCCCCCGCGGCGCACAAGCGCCTGGTTGGCTAACACGAGGTTGCCCTGTGGGTGCAACAGGTTGCGTATCTGCGCCAGCACCGAGCGCGCGCCAGGCGGCAGATGAGGTTGTTGCGCGAGCGCCGCGGCAAACGTCCCCACGTCCACGTAATCGGGGCGGTTGTAGAAGCGGTGCGCCTGCTGGCGCGCGTTGAGCACAGCCCGGAAGACGGGCGCTTCATGCAACGAGGCAAGCAACGCTTGCGCCAGCGCGTTCCAGGCGTTCACCAGGGCGGGCAAGCGCGCCGTCGCCACCGCCGATTGGGTGATTTCATGCTGAAAACGGCTATACACGCCCAGGTTGTAGGTCTCCACGTAGTCGCGCACGAGCGCACGCGCCACCTGTTCGGGCGTTGCGCCCGGCAGCGCCTGCACCAGCCGGTTGTAAGGCCAACCGTAGGCGGGTTC
This window contains:
- a CDS encoding clostripain-related cysteine peptidase, whose amino-acid sequence is MSQADWTLMLYMAGDNGILLADPLDAFGYLDVQELKDGLRRLSPDARDRVHVVVQFDTREQGTHRYHLSPAADLASDRVQTLDETNTGDPATLRDFIVWAVQTYPARHYALVLWNHGNGWDDTDVYARFRARLDEAAREEPAMRAVFNVPAFRRALFTSTLEHLSTAAATPSQRGVLYDDSSLDFLDNRELQQALQQALADAGLPAIDLLGFDACLMAMLEVQYQVREQARLVVASQALEPAYGWPYNRLVQALPGATPEQVARALVRDYVETYNLGVYSRFQHEITQSAVATARLPALVNAWNALAQALLASLHEAPVFRAVLNARQQAHRFYNRPDYVDVGTFAAALAQQPHLPPGARSVLAQIRNLLHPQGNLVLANQALVRRGGNAPEPLAVSGVSVYFPERGVDDVALRDLYGALDFSREALWDEFLEHFAAVRRAFDLGVQPPTWRADRGLTFTPTEPTETGHATDATPSADTEQPPVEPATPAQPLKLVVAHGSITDAPATALVVNHVQGAAVGGAAGYVDDRLGGVISALVQQGSLTGARATVFPVPTLGRLPADVVLVAGLGTLEEFAVSEQERLQIVQAVGRVVAQTAILLGVEEVASIVHGAGGGGLPVGIAAREFVRGVLDTLATFGASASIKTLYIVEYDAEKYQTLQQALTYGWGDTPVPMVVETRETLSAKDAQSAARKRWITRLYGSEGAPQPTTTSRPAWKQAYLSILRHPDGTSLEFSYTGPEPLASEPRYTLPFDPSQVERFLQTIENAVRILPHSPGDVHETTLKRLRTIRDQLIPSELRGALDALPDDTVLTLRLDAFTAQIPWELFPRGETPLLLHSVVTRRLVTERVAGAILPPPSAGKVRVLIVANPTGDLPAAQAEGQRLYELLSAHPRLDVRLWEGTQAIDLLGEMGGYHVLHFAGHAAFNAERPELSALFLDAEGQERITAQNILQLPTRPAVVFLNACESGQAETLTWREAHRMAAGLAAAFIATGSRNVVATAWRVSDTDAEEMARAFYTHVLQGDALGQALHKARRAVFEQRRWTDVTWGSYLFYGDAAFRL